A window of the Equus przewalskii isolate Varuska chromosome 10, EquPr2, whole genome shotgun sequence genome harbors these coding sequences:
- the LOC103552377 gene encoding tumor protein D54, whose product MDSAGPDTNLTSPNKGLLSDSMTDVPVDTAVAAQTPAVEGLSEAEEEELRAELAKVEEEIVTLRRVLAAKERHCGELKRKLGLSALEGLKQNLSRSWHDVQVFNAYMKTSEKPGEWNEKVTQSDLYKKTQETLSQAGQKTSAALSTMGSAISRKLGGMRNSATFKSFEDRVGTIKSKVVGGRENGSDNLPSPTGSGDKPLPDHTPF is encoded by the coding sequence ATGGACTCCGCAGGTCCAGATACCAACCTGACTTCTCCTAACAAAGGTCTGCTGTCCGACTCCATGACAGATGTCCCTGTCGACACGGCGGTGGCTGCCCAGACTCCTGCTGTGGAGGGTCTGtcggaggctgaggaggaggagctcagggctgagctCGCAAAGGTGGAAGAAGAAATTGTCACTCTGCGCCGGGTTCTGGCAGCGAAGGAGAGACATTGCGGAGAGCTGAAAAGGAAGCTGGGCCTCTCTGCCTTGGAGGGCCTGAAGCAGAACCTGTCCAGGAGCTGGCATGATGTGCAGGTCTTTAACGCCTATATGAAAACTTCTGAGAAACCTGGAGAGTGGAATGAGAAAGTGACCCAGTCTGACCTCTACAAGAAGACTCAGGAGACTCTCTCTCAGGCGGGACAGAAGACTTCAGCTGCCCTGTCTACCATGGGCTCTGCCATCAGCAGGAAGCTAGGAGGCATGAGGAACTCTGCAACCTTCAAGTCGTTTGAAGACCGAGTTGGGACCATAAAGTCTAAGGTTGTGGGTGGCAGAGAGAATGGCAGTGACAACCTTCCCTCCCCGACTGGGAGTGGAGACAAGCCCCTGCCAGATCACACGCCTTTCTAA